The Agarilytica rhodophyticola genome has a window encoding:
- a CDS encoding cell division protein FtsQ/DivIB — MKKTRKYDKQQGKKADGARASARGATRQPNKEEKPPFKWGRFVVLAAFLASVAYGGSQVHWQSIYQKASAAANRPLANVKIESDFKFVSQQQLQDIISSRLNGSFVDLDLGDVKLTIEKNPWIEEVSIERIWPDSIKLKIKEHRPIARWNDNGYISHDGKLVIVESNENLMHLPLLSGALAQSHELTKNYLVFTEILENSQLKVTGISVDNKGSWKIKIDETFSLVLGRQRIYERLENFQYVYEQHLKEQKTNILRIDMRYQQGLAVKWKESALVAASAAQ, encoded by the coding sequence ATGAAAAAGACGCGTAAATACGATAAACAGCAAGGAAAAAAGGCCGATGGAGCTCGTGCTAGCGCTCGCGGAGCCACTAGACAGCCAAATAAAGAGGAAAAGCCGCCTTTTAAATGGGGACGTTTTGTTGTTTTGGCAGCTTTTTTGGCCAGTGTCGCTTACGGCGGTAGCCAAGTGCATTGGCAAAGCATTTATCAAAAGGCGTCAGCGGCGGCTAATCGCCCATTAGCAAATGTAAAAATTGAGAGTGACTTTAAGTTTGTATCGCAACAACAGTTACAAGATATTATATCCTCAAGACTCAATGGGAGTTTCGTGGATTTGGATTTGGGCGATGTCAAACTAACAATTGAAAAAAATCCATGGATTGAAGAAGTATCAATCGAGCGAATTTGGCCAGATAGTATTAAACTTAAAATTAAGGAGCATCGTCCTATCGCTCGTTGGAATGACAATGGTTATATCAGCCATGATGGAAAATTAGTTATTGTTGAGTCCAATGAAAATTTAATGCACTTGCCTTTGTTATCAGGTGCATTGGCACAAAGTCATGAGTTAACTAAAAATTATTTAGTATTCACGGAAATTTTGGAAAATAGTCAACTAAAAGTAACGGGGATTAGTGTCGATAACAAAGGTTCGTGGAAAATCAAGATCGATGAAACTTTTAGTTTAGTTTTGGGTAGACAACGCATTTATGAGAGGTTAGAAAATTTTCAATACGTGTATGAACAACATCTTAAAGAACAAAAAACAAACATCTTGCGTATTGACATGCGTTATCAGCAAGGCTTGGCAGTGAAATGGAAAGAGTCGGCCTTGGTTGCCGCAAGTGCAGCACAATAA
- the ftsA gene encoding cell division protein FtsA, with protein sequence MANSSGGRMIVGLDIGTSKVVAIVGEISPTNELSIVGIGSHKSVGLKKGVVVNIESTVQSIQRAVEEAELMAGCQIHSVFVGIAGSHIRSLNSHGIVAIKDREVYPQDLDRVIDAAQAVAIPADQKILHILPQEYLIDDQEGVKEPLGMSGVRLEAKVHLVTCAVNASQNIEKCIRRCGLEVEDIILEQLASSYSVLTDDEKELGVCLVDIGGGTTDIAIFTEGAIRHTGVIPIAGDQVTNDIAMALRTPTQHAEEIKIRYACALAKLTGIEETIKVPSVGDRPARDLSRQALAEVVEPRYDELFTLVQAELRRSGYEDLIAAGIVLTGGTSKMEGVIDLAEEIFHMPVRLGAPQDIQGLKDIVNNPIYSTGVGLLVYGKDKEKGVQGSFVSEESESTMSKIKSWFRKNF encoded by the coding sequence ATGGCGAATTCAAGCGGAGGAAGAATGATTGTAGGTTTGGACATAGGAACGTCCAAGGTTGTGGCTATCGTCGGAGAAATCTCTCCAACAAACGAGTTGTCGATAGTTGGCATTGGCTCGCATAAATCTGTGGGTCTTAAAAAAGGTGTCGTGGTGAATATTGAGTCGACTGTACAGTCGATTCAGCGTGCAGTAGAAGAAGCGGAATTAATGGCGGGGTGTCAAATTCACTCAGTATTTGTAGGGATTGCCGGCAGCCATATTCGCAGTCTTAATTCACATGGCATTGTGGCGATTAAAGATCGCGAAGTGTATCCGCAAGATCTTGATCGTGTTATCGATGCTGCACAAGCAGTAGCGATTCCAGCAGATCAAAAAATCCTGCATATTTTACCGCAGGAATATTTGATCGATGACCAAGAAGGGGTGAAAGAGCCGCTTGGTATGTCAGGTGTTAGGCTAGAAGCAAAAGTTCATTTAGTGACTTGTGCCGTCAATGCTTCACAAAATATTGAAAAATGTATTCGCCGTTGTGGCCTTGAAGTAGAAGACATTATTTTAGAACAACTCGCTTCGAGTTATTCGGTGTTAACAGATGATGAAAAAGAATTAGGCGTTTGTTTAGTTGATATTGGCGGTGGCACGACAGATATTGCTATTTTTACAGAGGGTGCTATCCGTCATACCGGTGTTATTCCAATTGCTGGAGATCAGGTAACCAACGATATAGCTATGGCCTTGCGCACGCCAACGCAACATGCTGAAGAAATAAAAATACGTTATGCCTGTGCTTTGGCGAAACTTACAGGTATAGAAGAAACCATTAAAGTGCCAAGCGTTGGAGACCGGCCGGCGAGAGATTTATCCAGACAAGCTTTAGCAGAAGTGGTGGAGCCTCGCTACGATGAGTTGTTCACCCTGGTGCAAGCGGAATTAAGGCGTAGCGGTTATGAAGATTTAATTGCTGCAGGTATTGTTTTGACCGGTGGCACATCCAAAATGGAAGGTGTTATTGATCTGGCCGAAGAAATTTTTCACATGCCTGTGCGTTTAGGCGCGCCGCAAGATATACAAGGTTTAAAAGATATAGTTAACAATCCGATTTATTCTACAGGAGTTGGCCTATTGGTATACGGTAAAGACAAAGAAAAAGGTGTGCAGGGATCTTTTGTAAGCGAAGAGAGTGAAAGCACAATGAGCAAAATTAAATCGTGGTTTAGAAAAAATTTTTAA
- the ftsZ gene encoding cell division protein FtsZ, whose protein sequence is MFELVDNIPQNAVIKVVGIGGGGGNAVKHMISNSIEGVEFICANTDSQALKDINADTVLQLGSGITKGLGAGANPEIGRQAAMEDKERIAEVLDGSDMVFITAGMGGGTGTGGAPVVAEVARELGILTVAVVTKPFPFEGKKRMALAEEGIKQLQDRVDSLITIPNEKLLAVLGKTTSLLDAFKSANDVLLGAVQGIADLIIRPGMINVDFADVRTVMSEMGMAMMGSGHATGEQRAREAAESAIRSPLLEDVNLQGARGILVNITAGMDLSLGEFSEVGDTIEEFASSDATVVVGTVIEPEMTDEIRVTVVATGLGGPIAKEKLETKVVVDNTRGADGQPNYAALDRPPALRAKKAATAQNKQTPPADDMEYLDIPAFLRKQAD, encoded by the coding sequence ATGTTTGAATTAGTTGATAATATCCCACAAAATGCAGTGATAAAAGTCGTCGGGATTGGCGGCGGCGGCGGCAACGCTGTTAAGCACATGATTTCAAACTCGATAGAAGGTGTTGAGTTTATTTGTGCAAATACGGACTCTCAAGCACTGAAAGATATCAATGCCGATACGGTGTTACAGCTTGGTAGTGGTATCACTAAAGGTCTTGGTGCGGGAGCCAATCCCGAGATTGGACGTCAAGCGGCGATGGAAGATAAAGAGCGCATTGCCGAAGTGCTTGATGGTTCGGATATGGTATTCATTACCGCTGGTATGGGTGGTGGTACTGGTACCGGTGGTGCTCCGGTTGTGGCTGAAGTGGCTCGCGAGCTGGGGATTTTAACCGTTGCCGTAGTGACTAAGCCTTTTCCTTTTGAAGGTAAAAAGAGAATGGCGCTTGCAGAAGAAGGTATTAAGCAATTGCAAGATCGCGTCGACTCATTAATTACCATACCTAATGAAAAGTTACTTGCTGTGCTCGGTAAAACCACCAGCTTGCTTGATGCATTTAAGTCAGCAAATGACGTATTACTGGGAGCAGTGCAAGGTATTGCGGATCTTATTATCCGTCCCGGTATGATCAATGTTGACTTTGCCGATGTTCGCACCGTGATGTCAGAAATGGGCATGGCAATGATGGGCAGCGGTCATGCTACCGGTGAGCAACGTGCGAGAGAAGCTGCTGAATCTGCAATTCGAAGCCCACTATTAGAAGATGTTAATCTGCAGGGGGCTCGTGGTATTCTTGTTAATATCACCGCAGGTATGGATCTATCTTTAGGCGAGTTTTCCGAGGTGGGTGATACCATTGAAGAATTTGCTTCCAGTGATGCGACTGTTGTTGTTGGTACCGTGATTGAGCCTGAGATGACAGACGAGATTCGCGTAACTGTTGTTGCCACAGGTTTAGGCGGGCCGATTGCTAAAGAAAAGCTTGAAACTAAAGTGGTTGTGGATAATACCCGTGGTGCCGATGGTCAGCCAAATTATGCCGCTCTCGATCGTCCACCTGCTTTACGCGCGAAAAAAGCGGCGACAGCTCAAAACAAGCAAACGCCACCTGCAGATGATATGGAATATTTAGATATCCCTGCTTTTTTGCGTAAGCAAGCCGATTAA
- the lpxC gene encoding UDP-3-O-acyl-N-acetylglucosamine deacetylase: MIKQRTLKNEIRATGVGLHTGQKIHLTLRPAPIDYGIVFRRVDLDPAVDIKAAAENVGDTTLSTTLMNGEVRVSTVEHLMSAMAGLGIDNAIVEVSADEVPIMDGSAGPFVFLIQSAGIQEQNAAKKFIRIKKKLTIKDGDKETTFLPFDGFKVNFSIDFDHPVFKDRKLDANVDFSSTSFVKEVSRARTFGFMHEVEYLRSKGLAKGGSVDNAIIVDKYRILNEDGLRYEDEFVKHKILDAIGDLYLLGTSLIGEYRAHKSGHALNNKSLLELIKRTDTWDLVTFEEDNESPISYIKPLAAAV; the protein is encoded by the coding sequence ATGATCAAACAAAGAACCCTTAAAAATGAGATCCGAGCCACAGGTGTTGGTTTGCATACGGGGCAAAAGATTCATTTAACACTAAGGCCTGCGCCAATCGATTATGGCATTGTCTTTAGACGGGTTGACCTTGATCCCGCAGTTGATATTAAAGCTGCCGCTGAAAATGTTGGCGATACCACGCTGTCCACTACACTTATGAACGGTGAGGTTCGAGTATCCACCGTCGAACATTTAATGTCAGCGATGGCAGGTCTCGGTATCGATAATGCCATAGTTGAAGTTAGCGCCGATGAAGTACCCATTATGGATGGCAGTGCAGGGCCTTTTGTATTTTTGATTCAGTCAGCAGGCATACAAGAGCAAAACGCTGCTAAGAAATTCATCCGCATTAAAAAGAAACTAACGATCAAAGATGGTGATAAAGAGACAACTTTTCTGCCCTTTGATGGTTTTAAGGTTAATTTTAGTATAGATTTTGATCATCCAGTATTTAAAGACAGGAAATTAGACGCCAATGTCGACTTTTCAAGCACTTCTTTTGTTAAGGAAGTGTCCAGAGCACGCACTTTTGGTTTTATGCATGAAGTGGAATACCTGCGCTCCAAAGGTCTTGCTAAGGGTGGCAGTGTTGATAATGCCATCATTGTTGATAAATATCGGATATTGAATGAAGACGGTTTACGTTACGAAGATGAATTTGTTAAACATAAAATACTAGATGCAATCGGTGATCTATATTTACTTGGCACCAGTTTAATTGGTGAATATCGCGCACATAAATCTGGTCACGCACTCAACAACAAATCTCTGCTTGAGTTAATCAAGCGCACCGATACCTGGGATTTGGTCACTTTTGAAGAAGATAACGAATCTCCAATCTCTTATATAAAACCACTTGCGGCGGCGGTTTAG
- a CDS encoding M23 family metallopeptidase has translation MKIIVISKRHNSTRSFNVGGWTRAFLSICLLGIPIGSYLGYHKLLKNDKNIDSSITQAWVSALDKQEQEVKDVKQEAERKLAALTLRVAELQARVVRLDALGERLTTMAKLDKGEFDFSRVPALGGPELALDDESLASQNDLQLLLGQLGAKIEDRQQQLDVLEALLAKRKLQSDVFLAGRPIKSGWMSSKFGRRTDPFTGRIAWHAGVDFAGKQGSDIVSVAAGVVTWSGERYGYGQMVEVNHGNGFTTRYAHCKENLVKVGDIIKKGQVIALMGSSGRSTGPHVHFEVYKHGRAVDPSTYIHRASR, from the coding sequence ATGAAGATCATTGTTATAAGCAAGCGTCATAACAGCACCCGCAGTTTTAATGTTGGCGGGTGGACCCGTGCCTTTTTATCAATCTGTCTTCTCGGAATACCTATCGGCTCCTACCTGGGCTACCACAAGCTACTTAAAAACGACAAAAACATAGATTCCAGCATTACTCAAGCTTGGGTAAGTGCGCTCGACAAGCAAGAACAAGAAGTCAAAGATGTAAAACAAGAAGCTGAACGTAAGTTGGCCGCGCTGACATTAAGAGTCGCTGAATTGCAGGCTAGAGTTGTACGACTAGACGCTTTGGGCGAACGATTGACCACAATGGCCAAGTTAGACAAAGGCGAATTTGACTTTAGCCGCGTGCCCGCACTTGGTGGTCCCGAACTTGCCCTTGATGATGAATCCCTGGCGAGCCAGAATGATCTGCAATTATTGCTTGGTCAGCTGGGCGCAAAAATTGAAGATCGACAACAGCAACTCGATGTACTTGAGGCTCTGTTGGCGAAACGTAAGTTGCAGAGCGATGTTTTCCTCGCTGGTCGACCGATCAAGTCTGGCTGGATGTCTTCCAAATTTGGTCGTAGGACTGATCCATTTACTGGGCGTATTGCTTGGCATGCCGGAGTGGATTTTGCCGGTAAGCAAGGCTCTGATATTGTATCTGTTGCAGCGGGTGTCGTGACCTGGTCGGGTGAACGTTATGGTTATGGCCAGATGGTAGAAGTGAATCACGGCAACGGTTTCACTACACGTTATGCCCATTGTAAAGAAAACTTAGTAAAAGTTGGCGATATTATTAAAAAAGGCCAAGTAATTGCCCTTATGGGGTCAAGTGGTCGCTCAACTGGTCCTCACGTCCACTTCGAAGTCTATAAACATGGCCGAGCTGTCGATCCGTCCACATATATTCATCGCGCAAGTCGCTGA
- the secA gene encoding preprotein translocase subunit SecA, whose translation MLAKTFRAVFGSKNDREIKRMGKVVKKINELEATYEALDADALKAKTAEFRERFNKGETLDQILPDAFAAVREASKRFMGMRHFDVQLMGGMTLHEGRIAEMRTGEGKTLMSTLAAYLNAIPGNGVHIVTVNDYLAARDANWMKPLYEALDLKVGVIVSMQHPEDKRAAYDADITYGTNNEFGFDYLRDNMALRKEDRMQRSHSFAVVDEVDSILIDEARTPLIISGAAEDSSELYRTMNKLIPSLVEQPQQPEGVEEPIEITGHFTIDEKLRQIELTEIGHQLVEEWLSKNNLLEENDSLYNAGNLSLLHHVHSALKAHKLFNNDVEYIIQNGQVVLIDEHTGRTMPGRRLSEGLHQAIEAKEGVEIQAESQTLASTTFQNYFRIYEKLAGMTGTADTEAYEFKQIYNLEVVVIPPNKTIARQDLNDLVYLSIDEKYDAIIADIKEFRSKNAPVLVGTASVETSEAMSRRLKSAGIQHEVLNAKQHEREAYIIAQAGIPGAVTIATNMAGRGTDIVLGGNWEAEIAQLKEPSDAQVASIKEDWKKRHETVLAAGGLHIIGTERHESRRIDNQLRGRAGRQGDPGLSRFYLSLEDNLMRIFASERVRNFMQALGMEKGEAIEHRMVTNAIEKAQRKVEARNFDYRKQVLEYDDVANDQRRVIYTQRNELLESDDIENAIAGIRDDVVNNVISGFVPPQSIEEQWNIEGLERALEDDFGIKLTIQKWLDEDDNLFEEPLRKKIVEAVDAVYLQKAERFGDIIRTLEKQIMLQVLDTLWKEHLQNMDYLRQGIGLRAYAQRNPKQEYKRESFELFQKLLDNLKHDVTRILFRVEPMSEQEVEEMDRRRHEEAEQQKLKMEHEQVSQLTPSEEQPQEVVDTERPYVRSGKKVGRNDPCPCGSGKKFKACHGKLS comes from the coding sequence ATGTTAGCAAAAACTTTTAGAGCTGTTTTTGGGTCAAAAAACGATCGTGAAATAAAACGCATGGGCAAGGTCGTTAAGAAAATTAATGAATTAGAAGCGACCTATGAAGCACTAGACGCAGATGCCCTGAAAGCAAAAACGGCAGAGTTTAGAGAGCGTTTCAATAAAGGGGAAACTCTAGATCAGATTCTCCCGGACGCTTTTGCTGCTGTCAGAGAGGCGAGTAAGCGCTTTATGGGAATGCGTCACTTTGACGTACAGCTTATGGGAGGCATGACCTTACACGAAGGCCGTATTGCAGAAATGCGTACCGGTGAAGGTAAAACTTTGATGTCTACCCTGGCGGCATATCTCAATGCTATTCCGGGAAATGGTGTCCATATCGTTACCGTTAACGACTATCTTGCCGCGCGGGATGCTAACTGGATGAAGCCTTTATATGAGGCGCTGGATCTGAAGGTAGGTGTTATTGTTTCGATGCAACACCCAGAAGACAAGCGCGCTGCTTACGATGCGGACATTACCTATGGCACCAACAATGAATTTGGTTTTGATTATTTGCGCGACAATATGGCTTTGCGTAAAGAGGATCGCATGCAGCGTTCCCACAGTTTTGCTGTGGTGGACGAAGTAGACTCAATCCTTATTGACGAGGCTAGAACTCCTTTAATTATTTCTGGTGCGGCGGAAGATAGTTCTGAGTTATACCGCACGATGAACAAGTTAATTCCTTCTTTGGTAGAACAGCCTCAACAACCGGAAGGCGTCGAAGAGCCGATCGAGATTACAGGCCACTTCACCATCGACGAGAAATTACGCCAGATAGAGCTGACCGAGATCGGCCATCAGTTAGTCGAAGAGTGGTTATCGAAAAATAATTTACTGGAAGAGAATGATAGCTTATATAACGCCGGTAACTTAAGCCTTTTGCACCACGTCCATTCGGCATTGAAAGCACATAAGCTGTTTAACAACGACGTCGAATACATCATCCAAAATGGTCAGGTTGTATTAATTGACGAACATACAGGTCGTACTATGCCTGGCCGTCGTTTATCTGAAGGGCTGCATCAGGCGATCGAAGCGAAGGAAGGGGTGGAAATTCAGGCAGAAAGCCAAACACTTGCTTCCACAACTTTCCAGAATTACTTCCGTATCTATGAAAAATTAGCCGGTATGACTGGTACAGCGGATACCGAAGCCTATGAATTCAAGCAGATTTACAACCTTGAAGTGGTTGTTATTCCACCCAATAAAACGATTGCCCGGCAAGATTTAAATGACCTTGTCTACCTAAGTATTGATGAAAAATACGACGCTATCATTGCCGATATCAAGGAGTTTCGTAGCAAAAATGCGCCTGTTTTGGTGGGAACGGCCTCTGTTGAAACGTCAGAAGCTATGTCTCGACGTTTAAAATCTGCTGGTATACAACACGAAGTATTAAACGCCAAACAACACGAAAGAGAAGCCTATATTATTGCCCAGGCCGGAATACCTGGTGCGGTAACTATTGCCACCAACATGGCTGGTCGTGGAACTGATATTGTCTTGGGAGGAAACTGGGAAGCAGAAATCGCACAGTTAAAAGAGCCCTCTGATGCTCAGGTTGCCAGCATTAAGGAAGATTGGAAGAAACGTCATGAGACCGTTCTTGCAGCAGGTGGCTTACATATTATCGGCACCGAGCGTCATGAATCGCGCCGTATCGATAATCAGCTGCGTGGCCGTGCTGGTAGACAAGGTGATCCAGGTTTATCGCGTTTTTATCTATCTCTGGAAGATAATCTAATGCGTATCTTTGCCTCAGAAAGAGTGCGCAATTTCATGCAAGCTTTGGGGATGGAAAAAGGGGAGGCCATCGAACACCGTATGGTAACCAACGCCATTGAAAAAGCGCAGAGAAAAGTTGAAGCCCGCAATTTTGACTATCGTAAGCAAGTATTGGAATACGATGATGTGGCGAATGATCAGCGCCGAGTTATCTATACCCAGCGTAATGAGTTGTTAGAATCTGATGATATTGAAAACGCCATCGCCGGTATTCGAGATGATGTGGTCAACAATGTAATTTCTGGTTTTGTGCCGCCTCAGAGTATTGAAGAGCAATGGAATATTGAAGGTTTGGAGCGTGCCCTAGAAGACGATTTCGGTATTAAATTGACGATCCAAAAATGGCTTGATGAAGACGATAATTTGTTTGAAGAGCCCCTACGTAAGAAAATTGTCGAGGCTGTAGACGCCGTCTACCTCCAGAAAGCTGAGCGTTTTGGTGACATTATCCGCACCCTTGAAAAGCAGATTATGTTGCAAGTGCTGGATACATTGTGGAAGGAACATTTGCAGAATATGGATTACTTACGTCAAGGTATTGGTCTGCGTGCTTATGCTCAGCGTAATCCTAAGCAGGAATACAAACGAGAATCTTTCGAGCTGTTTCAAAAGCTGTTGGATAATTTAAAGCATGATGTCACTCGTATTCTCTTCCGTGTTGAGCCTATGTCTGAGCAGGAAGTGGAAGAAATGGATCGAAGACGTCATGAAGAAGCTGAACAACAAAAGTTAAAAATGGAACATGAGCAGGTGTCTCAGCTAACGCCAAGTGAAGAGCAACCGCAGGAAGTGGTAGACACTGAACGTCCCTATGTACGTTCAGGTAAAAAAGTAGGGCGTAACGACCCTTGCCCATGTGGTTCTGGAAAGAAATTTAAAGCTTGTCACGGCAAATTATCTTGA
- the argJ gene encoding bifunctional glutamate N-acetyltransferase/amino-acid acetyltransferase ArgJ codes for MAVGNSVWPEFYPIKGVKLGVGEAGIKYSSRKDLALVVLDEGCEVAGVFTQNAYAAAPVDICRKHLGQNKSIRALVINSGNANACTGIEGVDAALRCCDKVAQLTDIEQTQVLPFSTGVIGELLPFEKIEAALPAAYEALSENNWLSFAQAIMTTDTRPKGASKQIEWQGQTLTISGVAKGAGMINPNMATMLAFIATDAPVSSDILDKLSRVAAQQSFNRITIDGDTSTNDACILIATGKAELETIEAEDTPLFNLLKDAVIEVYQSLAQQIVKDGEGATKFVKIEVMGGRDNQESLNVAYAVAHSPLIKTALFASDPNWGRIVAAVGYADVNQLDASKVRIWIDNVLIVENGGRAASYMEEDGQKVFNQEEFSIRVDLGRGDASELLWTSDLSHEYVRINAEYRS; via the coding sequence ATGGCCGTTGGTAACAGTGTTTGGCCCGAGTTTTATCCTATTAAAGGAGTGAAGCTTGGAGTTGGTGAGGCCGGAATTAAATACTCGTCACGTAAGGATTTGGCTTTAGTTGTTCTGGATGAAGGTTGTGAAGTTGCCGGTGTATTTACCCAAAATGCCTATGCTGCAGCACCTGTAGATATTTGTCGAAAGCATCTTGGGCAAAATAAAAGTATTCGCGCTCTAGTGATAAACTCGGGTAATGCCAATGCCTGTACAGGCATTGAGGGTGTGGATGCAGCGCTGCGTTGTTGTGATAAAGTAGCGCAACTTACCGATATCGAGCAAACGCAGGTGCTGCCCTTTTCCACCGGGGTCATTGGTGAATTATTGCCTTTTGAGAAAATTGAAGCGGCTTTACCAGCGGCGTATGAGGCCTTGTCTGAAAATAACTGGCTATCCTTTGCACAAGCGATTATGACAACAGACACCCGCCCCAAGGGTGCGAGTAAACAAATTGAATGGCAGGGGCAAACTCTTACCATCAGCGGTGTTGCTAAAGGTGCGGGAATGATTAACCCTAATATGGCGACGATGCTTGCATTTATCGCAACAGACGCCCCTGTAAGCAGCGATATACTAGACAAGCTATCCCGCGTAGCGGCACAACAATCATTTAATCGGATCACCATTGACGGTGATACTTCCACCAATGACGCGTGCATATTGATTGCCACAGGAAAAGCCGAACTTGAAACTATCGAAGCGGAAGATACGCCCTTATTTAACCTGTTAAAAGATGCTGTTATCGAAGTTTACCAATCACTCGCACAACAGATTGTGAAGGATGGTGAGGGCGCAACTAAGTTCGTTAAAATAGAAGTAATGGGGGGGCGTGACAACCAAGAGAGCCTTAATGTCGCTTATGCTGTTGCTCATTCTCCCTTAATTAAAACAGCCTTATTTGCCTCTGATCCAAATTGGGGAAGAATTGTTGCTGCTGTAGGGTACGCCGATGTAAATCAGCTCGATGCGAGCAAAGTACGTATCTGGATTGATAATGTGTTAATTGTTGAAAATGGTGGTCGTGCCGCCAGCTACATGGAGGAAGATGGGCAAAAAGTTTTTAACCAGGAAGAGTTTTCTATCCGGGTCGACTTGGGCCGTGGTGACGCTAGTGAGCTTTTGTGGACATCAGACCTCTCCCATGAATATGTTCGTATTAATGCGGAATATAGGAGCTAG
- the mutT gene encoding 8-oxo-dGTP diphosphatase MutT, with the protein MTSTVHVAVGVIFDAQQKICIAKRPEGKHLAGLWEFPGGKVEEGESVQQALKRELYEELAITINGSKEFIQIRHQYPTKTVLLDVHTIHQFDGEASGSEGQVIQWAELSQLDKYSFPEANKEIIQALLERYLVS; encoded by the coding sequence ATGACATCTACTGTTCATGTTGCTGTCGGTGTTATTTTTGATGCTCAACAAAAAATTTGCATTGCTAAGCGCCCAGAGGGAAAACATCTTGCGGGTTTGTGGGAGTTTCCTGGTGGCAAGGTAGAAGAGGGTGAGAGTGTGCAGCAAGCTCTCAAGCGAGAGCTTTATGAAGAGCTTGCCATTACTATTAATGGCTCAAAGGAATTCATCCAAATTCGCCACCAATACCCTACTAAAACCGTTCTATTAGATGTTCATACCATTCACCAGTTTGATGGTGAAGCTAGTGGTAGTGAAGGACAAGTTATTCAGTGGGCTGAGTTATCTCAGTTAGACAAGTATAGTTTTCCAGAAGCAAATAAAGAAATTATCCAGGCTTTACTTGAGCGCTACTTAGTTTCTTAA
- a CDS encoding response regulator transcription factor, which yields MAAQAQANSWDSKTLRTRFLDSNRHLFAQETLNAVAHMLIEIDRHEHVMEIALSYLAQHLAVGRVDIGFGSHRLKLYSTAAEHLADGAPSMFGIDLPNKSQVLQRVWLSPNPIAYHDIRNNPLIGGLQESFKQVGSRAILAQRLDDEEGAYGIVCIDDLESGRTWQSSEQCFVMQFCQIFLAPVLSISRRINTQQHTDKPSPAELDAVRLAARGLSYKQIAATLNKSIRTIEFQLRSARSKTGASNQTELVQRCQYWL from the coding sequence ATGGCAGCACAAGCACAAGCTAATAGTTGGGACTCAAAGACCTTACGCACCCGATTTCTCGATAGTAATCGCCATTTATTTGCACAGGAAACGCTCAATGCTGTAGCTCACATGCTGATAGAAATAGATCGTCATGAACATGTTATGGAAATTGCTTTAAGCTATCTCGCACAACATTTGGCCGTCGGTCGGGTAGATATAGGCTTCGGCTCGCATCGTCTTAAGTTATACTCAACGGCTGCTGAGCACCTTGCTGATGGCGCACCCTCGATGTTCGGCATAGATTTACCAAACAAAAGTCAGGTATTACAAAGAGTATGGCTTAGCCCAAATCCAATCGCCTACCACGATATAAGAAACAACCCTCTCATCGGTGGACTTCAAGAAAGCTTCAAGCAAGTCGGTAGCCGCGCCATATTAGCCCAACGGCTAGATGATGAGGAAGGTGCTTACGGTATTGTTTGTATTGATGATCTAGAGTCGGGAAGAACCTGGCAATCGAGTGAACAGTGTTTCGTCATGCAGTTTTGCCAGATCTTCTTAGCACCAGTGTTGAGTATAAGCCGAAGAATTAATACACAGCAACATACTGACAAACCTTCCCCCGCAGAGCTTGATGCCGTCCGTCTAGCAGCACGAGGTCTTAGCTACAAACAAATTGCAGCGACACTTAATAAGTCTATTCGAACCATTGAATTTCAACTTCGCAGTGCACGCTCAAAGACTGGAGCTAGTAACCAAACTGAACTGGTACAAAGGTGTCAGTACTGGCTTTAA
- a CDS encoding YybH family protein: MKKLYRVLFALSIQLLLSAPSFAWYDRHLERVEDASELFVENFNKKDSAALGEFYTRSGALKLPGTSAVAGRHNVVDAWQAGFDGGLDFLVLKAEGARRTSRNTVLENGRYELTIQTPGGSIIQRGTFSVLWRVPANPHRSPKIIFDAIDAD; encoded by the coding sequence ATGAAAAAACTGTATCGTGTTTTATTCGCTTTATCTATTCAATTGCTGTTATCCGCTCCAAGTTTTGCTTGGTATGATAGACACCTGGAGCGCGTTGAAGACGCTAGCGAATTATTTGTAGAAAACTTTAATAAAAAGGATAGTGCTGCTCTAGGTGAATTCTATACTCGCAGTGGTGCTTTAAAATTGCCGGGAACCTCGGCTGTTGCTGGAAGGCATAATGTGGTTGATGCCTGGCAAGCAGGTTTTGATGGCGGTCTTGATTTTCTGGTTTTAAAAGCAGAAGGGGCACGCCGAACTAGCCGTAACACTGTGCTGGAAAATGGCCGATATGAGTTAACTATCCAGACACCAGGCGGGTCGATTATCCAGCGTGGCACTTTTTCGGTATTGTGGCGCGTTCCAGCCAATCCACACCGGAGCCCTAAAATTATTTTCGACGCTATCGATGCAGATTAA